One Herpetosiphonaceae bacterium genomic region harbors:
- a CDS encoding GNAT family N-acetyltransferase: MNEHLPHYAAAVDFLSRDPLANRELLLALRSEPVEQLQVARRDQVAVGVLIAGPGPFIPDPYWIRLDASDEAALDVLMQAFALTERHTLSIHRPWIGVLLRARYGMQPNGMGVYGYLLDRGQLVAHDHAQVRMLTPRDVGLVERSHCGWTRSYFQRLFVAGRRPWAIVQDGAIVCRASSGYPDAYSEEVVGVWTHPRWRGRGLARSLVSAVAADILERVSYAAYTTTYDNLSSQAVARTVGFRLCFAADSYQMRSHALANQEATAG, from the coding sequence ATGAACGAACATTTGCCGCATTACGCAGCAGCGGTAGACTTTCTGAGCCGGGACCCGCTCGCCAATCGCGAGCTGCTGCTGGCGCTACGCAGCGAGCCAGTCGAGCAGCTCCAGGTGGCGCGGCGCGATCAGGTGGCCGTGGGCGTGCTGATCGCCGGTCCCGGCCCATTCATCCCCGACCCGTACTGGATACGGCTGGACGCCTCCGACGAGGCCGCGCTTGATGTGCTGATGCAAGCCTTTGCGCTTACCGAGCGCCACACGCTCTCGATCCACCGGCCCTGGATTGGCGTGCTCCTCAGGGCACGGTATGGCATGCAGCCGAATGGCATGGGCGTATATGGCTACCTGCTGGATCGTGGACAGCTCGTAGCGCATGACCATGCTCAGGTGCGGATGCTCACGCCGCGCGATGTCGGGCTGGTCGAGCGTAGCCACTGCGGCTGGACCCGCAGCTATTTTCAGCGGCTCTTTGTCGCCGGGCGGCGACCATGGGCCATCGTGCAGGATGGAGCGATCGTCTGTCGTGCGTCGAGCGGCTATCCCGACGCCTATAGCGAAGAGGTGGTGGGCGTGTGGACTCATCCACGCTGGCGCGGGCGTGGATTGGCGCGCAGCCTGGTGAGCGCGGTTGCGGCGGATATTCTGGAGCGCGTATCATACGCCGCCTACACCACCACCTATGATAACCTGTCGTCGCAAGCGGTGGCGCGGACAGTCGGGTTTCGCCTGTGCTTTGCGGCGGATTCGTACCAGATGCGGTCACACGCGCTGGCTAACCAAGAGGCTACTGCCGGATAG
- a CDS encoding dihydrodipicolinate synthase family protein, whose translation MEDLQGIFVAAVTPFDAHGVFQPAWQAEHFAWLQEHGIDGVLVAGTNGEGPSLSADERRAVIDAAVKQRGSLHLIAGTGTPSLPETIALSRYALEVGVDAVLIVPPYYFRDVPDAGLIRYYRALCDALPHNGRMLFYHIPKVSGVSISHEVIASVRRSNPQQCYGIKDTGGDPAQTRELVGAFPQFQVLGGSDHLMAANLRAGVKGQISGLANAFPELFSGLLRAFRAGQNVAEWEARIDAVRTVFKRYPQHAATKTLTAWRAGLPRAYVKPPLIEMASEQRSALQQEIAALDNA comes from the coding sequence ATGGAAGATCTACAAGGTATCTTTGTGGCGGCGGTCACACCCTTCGATGCGCATGGTGTGTTCCAGCCCGCCTGGCAGGCCGAGCATTTCGCATGGTTGCAGGAGCATGGCATCGACGGCGTGCTGGTAGCCGGCACGAACGGAGAAGGGCCAAGCCTCAGCGCCGACGAGCGCCGGGCTGTGATCGATGCAGCGGTGAAGCAGCGCGGCAGCCTCCACCTGATCGCCGGGACGGGCACGCCCAGCCTCCCGGAGACGATCGCGCTGAGCCGCTATGCGCTTGAGGTCGGTGTGGACGCGGTGCTGATCGTGCCGCCCTACTATTTTCGCGATGTGCCGGACGCAGGGCTGATCCGCTACTATCGCGCGCTCTGCGATGCGCTTCCGCACAACGGACGGATGTTGTTCTACCATATTCCCAAGGTCAGCGGCGTGTCGATCTCGCACGAGGTGATCGCGAGCGTGCGTCGCAGCAATCCCCAGCAGTGCTACGGTATCAAGGATACCGGCGGCGATCCGGCTCAGACCCGCGAGCTGGTCGGCGCGTTTCCGCAGTTTCAGGTGCTCGGCGGCAGCGATCACCTGATGGCGGCAAATCTCCGCGCGGGCGTCAAAGGCCAGATCTCAGGTCTTGCCAATGCGTTTCCCGAACTCTTCAGCGGCCTGCTGCGCGCCTTTCGGGCGGGCCAGAATGTGGCGGAGTGGGAAGCACGCATCGACGCGGTGCGGACGGTATTCAAGCGCTATCCGCAGCACGCGGCGACCAAAACGCTGACGGCCTGGCGCGCTGGCCTGCCACGGGCCTATGTCAAGCCGCCGCTGATTGAGATGGCGTCGGAGCAACGTTCGGCTTTACAGCAAGAGATCGCAGCGCTAGACAACGCATGA
- a CDS encoding SURF1 family protein encodes MDSLHRLDTNDAAEPSSAAQWRALPRLLLNRQWRWITLGVVIVMLGLIRLGVWQLDRLEQRRAINTLISSRTNEPPIALTGQPLDLEAAEYRPVVVTGTYDHSQEVVLRNRSRGGLPGVDILTPLRIAGSDQRVLIDRGWVPLLQARPEERKAFEVAGTVTVRGLVRKPQAQVSTWGPQDQQPTNGRLDAWFRADVARIATQMPYPLLPFYIEQLPEPSAPDLPHPQPSIELGEGPHLSYAIQWFSFAAILVGGYAALVVTRSAEQRRQPTEQP; translated from the coding sequence ATGGATTCGCTCCATAGACTTGATACAAACGATGCCGCTGAGCCCTCGTCGGCGGCACAGTGGCGCGCGCTCCCTCGTCTGCTGCTGAACAGGCAGTGGCGCTGGATTACGCTGGGCGTCGTCATCGTGATGCTGGGCCTGATCCGGCTGGGCGTCTGGCAGCTCGACCGCCTTGAGCAGCGGCGCGCGATCAACACGCTGATCAGCAGCCGCACCAATGAGCCGCCGATCGCGCTTACCGGGCAGCCGCTCGACCTCGAAGCCGCCGAGTATCGCCCGGTCGTCGTCACCGGCACGTACGATCACAGCCAGGAGGTTGTGCTGCGCAATCGCTCGCGGGGTGGTCTGCCCGGCGTGGATATTTTGACGCCGCTGCGCATCGCGGGCAGCGACCAGCGCGTGCTGATCGATCGCGGCTGGGTGCCGCTGCTACAGGCCAGGCCTGAGGAGCGCAAAGCCTTCGAGGTCGCTGGCACGGTGACGGTGCGCGGGCTGGTGCGCAAGCCCCAGGCGCAGGTGAGCACCTGGGGGCCGCAGGATCAACAGCCTACGAATGGACGGCTGGACGCCTGGTTCCGCGCCGATGTTGCCCGCATCGCCACGCAGATGCCGTATCCGCTGCTGCCGTTCTATATCGAGCAGTTACCGGAGCCGAGCGCGCCCGATCTGCCGCATCCACAGCCGAGCATCGAGCTTGGCGAAGGGCCGCACCTGAGCTACGCAATCCAGTGGTTTTCGTTTGCCGCGATCCTGGTCGGCGGCTATGCGGCCCTGGTAGTAACCCGGAGCGCCGAGCAGCGCCGCCAGCCGACGGAGCAGCCGTAG
- a CDS encoding sialidase family protein, with product MQQKRSLRQLFAKIVVCLCALVLGVLSSVALWTAVPTAPAPVAPTAVGAYGGAATPVPTALPPSATPTAPPATPTAQAVAPLPAPAADVPNVRVSAGKFTAHSEVSLAQNPRDPQNLVGASKMFTDNRNYVFRIGTYASFDGGNTWVDNGQLPGLERFGVTSDPTVTFDSEGTAYVEVLAARGPDRRSALYLYTSTDGGKSWSAPQLVADDPTGFNDKQWLAADTTGGTHDGMLYTTWIQIVEQKYRVLFARSADGGKSWSAPHELAGEDGVTRQGPIVAVGARGEVYVLWNNLSADQMELALSVDGGVTFGDVRQGVSFQNTRPLNGNLRNALVLAGFSADPRQPGTLYAVWSDGRLGDADILFSVSRDGGATWRSPVVVNGTQRNDQFQPWVTANGAGEIYVQWFDRRDDPQNLLVHTYAARSTDGGATWSELRVTDTASDPTVGLPLAGEAGFYGDYQALVADAGGVQLFWNETRDGQQEVYTARITPDRWGLPYVVPHAGPTRDDGPAPPDAIEGEE from the coding sequence ATGCAGCAGAAGCGCTCTCTTCGCCAATTATTCGCCAAAATTGTTGTGTGCCTGTGCGCGCTGGTGCTCGGCGTGCTCAGCAGTGTCGCGCTGTGGACCGCTGTCCCGACGGCTCCCGCACCTGTCGCCCCGACCGCAGTGGGCGCGTACGGAGGAGCTGCGACGCCGGTTCCAACGGCGCTGCCGCCAAGCGCGACGCCGACCGCACCGCCCGCGACACCGACCGCCCAGGCTGTAGCGCCGCTCCCGGCTCCCGCCGCCGATGTGCCCAATGTGCGGGTCAGCGCGGGCAAGTTCACGGCTCATAGCGAGGTTTCGCTGGCGCAGAACCCACGCGATCCGCAGAATCTGGTCGGCGCTTCCAAGATGTTTACCGATAATCGAAATTATGTCTTTCGCATCGGCACCTACGCCTCATTCGACGGCGGCAACACCTGGGTCGACAACGGGCAACTGCCAGGGCTGGAGCGGTTCGGCGTCACCTCCGATCCGACCGTGACGTTCGACAGCGAGGGAACGGCCTATGTCGAGGTGCTGGCGGCGCGCGGTCCCGATCGGCGCTCGGCGCTCTATCTCTACACGTCGACGGATGGTGGCAAAAGCTGGTCTGCGCCGCAGCTTGTCGCGGACGATCCGACCGGCTTCAACGATAAGCAATGGCTGGCGGCGGATACCACGGGCGGAACTCACGACGGCATGCTCTACACCACGTGGATTCAGATCGTCGAGCAGAAGTATCGCGTGTTGTTTGCGCGCTCGGCGGACGGCGGCAAAAGCTGGTCCGCGCCGCACGAGCTGGCGGGCGAGGATGGCGTGACGCGCCAGGGGCCGATCGTGGCGGTGGGCGCGCGCGGCGAGGTCTATGTGCTGTGGAATAACCTGAGCGCCGATCAGATGGAGCTGGCGTTGTCGGTGGATGGCGGCGTGACGTTCGGGGACGTGCGGCAGGGCGTGTCGTTCCAAAATACGCGACCGCTCAACGGCAACCTGCGGAACGCGCTGGTGCTGGCGGGGTTTAGCGCCGATCCCAGGCAGCCCGGCACGCTCTACGCCGTGTGGTCCGACGGCAGGCTCGGCGACGCGGACATCCTGTTCAGCGTCTCGCGGGATGGCGGCGCGACCTGGCGTAGCCCGGTGGTGGTCAACGGCACGCAGCGCAACGATCAGTTTCAGCCCTGGGTGACGGCTAACGGCGCGGGCGAGATCTATGTGCAGTGGTTCGACCGGCGCGACGATCCGCAGAATCTGCTGGTGCATACCTACGCCGCGCGCTCGACCGACGGCGGTGCTACCTGGAGCGAGCTGCGCGTCACCGACACGGCCTCCGATCCGACTGTTGGGCTGCCGCTGGCAGGGGAAGCCGGATTCTACGGCGATTACCAGGCGCTCGTCGCGGATGCTGGCGGCGTGCAGCTTTTCTGGAACGAAACCCGCGACGGACAGCAGGAGGTCTATACCGCGCGCATCACGCCCGATCGCTGGGGCCTGCCCTATGTCGTGCCGCATGCAGGACCGACCCGCGACGACGGGCCTGCGCCGCCCGACGCGATCGAGGGCGAGGAGTAG
- a CDS encoding histidine phosphatase family protein, producing MYLYLIRHAQPHYSAPGPYHLPPGPGLTDDGIVQAARLGPMLSRSGIERVVSSPLRRCVMTAETLAAALQLDVVIDGDLREGQPEEATADVTVRMLRAALAQADARVVALVSHNAPLVYLLQALTHDDVRLPPKDRRGNQLAECMVWSVYNRGGRWRAQHLPPEGTRC from the coding sequence ATGTATCTGTATTTGATTCGTCACGCGCAGCCACACTACAGCGCGCCCGGGCCGTACCATCTGCCGCCGGGGCCGGGATTGACCGACGACGGGATCGTGCAGGCGGCGCGGCTTGGCCCGATGCTGTCGCGCTCCGGCATCGAGCGGGTGGTTAGCTCGCCGCTGCGCCGCTGCGTGATGACCGCCGAGACGCTGGCTGCGGCGCTGCAACTTGACGTCGTGATCGACGGGGATCTGCGCGAGGGACAGCCCGAAGAGGCGACCGCCGATGTGACGGTGCGCATGCTGCGGGCGGCGCTGGCCCAGGCCGATGCGCGGGTGGTGGCGCTCGTCTCGCACAACGCGCCGCTGGTCTATCTGCTGCAAGCGCTGACCCATGATGACGTGCGCCTGCCGCCCAAGGATCGGCGTGGCAACCAACTGGCCGAGTGTATGGTCTGGAGCGTGTATAACCGGGGCGGTCGCTGGCGGGCACAACATCTGCCGCCTGAGGGCACCCGCTGCTGA
- a CDS encoding gamma-glutamyltransferase family protein has translation MQLDFSTLPYPSARQPLFATHGVVATSQPLAAQAGLAMLRQGGNAVDAAIATAAALTVLEPTSNGIGGDAFALVWDGVRLHGLNGSGRAPAALTLDAVRRHGHIAMPTRGWLPVTVPGAPAAWRDLHKRFGKLRFSMLLEPAISYAEQGYPVSPVLARYWNRAEQAYRGNTEVEFSGWAATFAPAGRAPQAGEIWRSLDHARTLSLIGESQADDFYRGVTAQTTARFAAQTGGLLTADDLARHASTWVDPISTSYRGYDVWEIPPNGQGLTALIALNLLEGFPLDRFPRESVQSYHLQIEAIKLAFADAQRYIADPERVPVPTEALLSKEYANQRRTLINERALEPESGDPLRGGTVYLCTADGDGMMVSMIQSNYMGFGSGIVVPGSGIALQNRGAGFTLQAGHPNQVEPGKRPFHTIIPGFLTRQGTAIGPFGVMGGHMQPQGHVQMIVNTIDYGLSPQASLDAPRWYWAQGRAIEVEAGVDQEIVQQLREQGHAVTVSQEAGTFGRGQIIWRLPSGAYVAGSDGRTDGAAVGY, from the coding sequence ATGCAACTCGATTTCTCTACCCTACCGTATCCCAGCGCGCGCCAGCCGCTCTTTGCAACACACGGCGTCGTGGCGACGAGCCAGCCGCTTGCGGCGCAGGCCGGGCTGGCGATGCTGCGCCAGGGCGGCAATGCCGTAGATGCCGCGATTGCGACCGCAGCCGCGCTGACGGTGCTGGAGCCAACCTCCAACGGCATCGGCGGCGATGCCTTTGCCCTGGTGTGGGATGGCGTGAGGCTGCATGGGCTGAATGGTTCGGGGCGCGCTCCTGCCGCGTTGACGCTGGATGCCGTTCGACGCCACGGACACATCGCGATGCCCACGCGCGGCTGGCTGCCGGTGACGGTGCCGGGCGCTCCCGCCGCCTGGCGCGATCTCCACAAGCGCTTCGGCAAGCTGCGCTTCTCGATGCTGCTGGAACCGGCGATCTCGTACGCCGAGCAGGGCTATCCCGTCTCTCCGGTGCTGGCTCGCTACTGGAATCGCGCCGAGCAGGCGTATCGCGGCAATACCGAGGTAGAGTTTAGCGGCTGGGCCGCGACGTTTGCGCCCGCAGGACGCGCGCCGCAGGCCGGTGAGATCTGGCGCAGCCTCGATCATGCCCGCACGCTCAGCCTGATCGGCGAATCGCAGGCCGACGACTTCTACCGTGGCGTCACCGCTCAAACGACCGCGCGGTTCGCGGCGCAGACCGGCGGGCTGCTGACCGCCGATGATCTTGCGCGCCACGCCAGCACGTGGGTCGACCCGATCAGCACGAGCTATCGCGGCTACGACGTGTGGGAGATTCCGCCGAACGGCCAGGGCCTAACCGCATTGATCGCGCTCAATCTGCTTGAGGGCTTTCCGCTGGATCGTTTTCCGCGCGAGTCGGTGCAGAGCTACCATCTCCAGATCGAGGCGATTAAGCTGGCCTTTGCCGACGCTCAGCGCTACATCGCCGATCCTGAGCGGGTGCCGGTGCCTACCGAGGCGCTGCTCTCGAAGGAGTATGCCAACCAGCGGCGCACGCTGATCAACGAGCGGGCGCTCGAACCGGAGTCGGGCGATCCGCTGCGCGGCGGCACGGTCTATCTCTGCACCGCAGACGGCGATGGCATGATGGTCAGCATGATCCAGTCGAACTACATGGGCTTTGGATCGGGCATTGTGGTGCCTGGCAGCGGCATCGCGCTGCAAAACCGGGGCGCGGGCTTCACGCTCCAGGCCGGGCATCCCAATCAGGTCGAACCCGGCAAGCGTCCGTTTCACACGATCATTCCGGGCTTTCTAACGCGCCAGGGCACGGCGATCGGGCCGTTCGGCGTGATGGGCGGCCATATGCAGCCACAGGGCCATGTGCAGATGATCGTCAACACGATCGATTACGGCCTCAGCCCGCAGGCCAGCCTCGACGCGCCGCGCTGGTACTGGGCGCAGGGCCGCGCGATCGAGGTCGAGGCGGGCGTAGACCAGGAGATCGTGCAGCAGCTCCGCGAGCAGGGCCACGCTGTGACGGTCAGCCAGGAGGCGGGCACCTTCGGACGCGGGCAGATTATCTGGCGCTTGCCCTCAGGCGCGTACGTCGCGGGCAGCGACGGGCGCACCGACGGCGCGGCGGTCGGCTACTGA
- a CDS encoding arginine decarboxylase, which produces MNAVAEQARAQTDYDGSFIYAYATKANFSEEVVRTALEAGVHYETSSVADVRIATDLWRRGTLPGERYVFCNGSKEHDYVTAIIKLRLAGNTNAVPVLDDLDEWATYRACPAPMGIGVRAREYAKCAGGDRFGLLPDEIDEVVTTLAGTPHRLVLYHAMVGSQLEDQDAWLSKLTGAVEAYCELRRRVPTLHMFSFGGGMPTSAYDLGFEFDYAAFMNRLFATIAATCARYDVPVPDLVGEFGRYTVASHSMYLLEVGKVKRGRDGDAPWYLLNGSLMVSAPDTLIVDDQQFIVLPLDGWDERAQEVRLGGRRTCDSDDVYPQPGQEPLVLPKTSGGQIIAVFGVGAYQSMLGGKGGAHHCLNPEMKRVIIEQEGDRLVTRVIEQQSLTQIMTALGYGTETQPARVRRTPAPRVRRPDTWRTVIRMSDQRRMLPESSGLVLTN; this is translated from the coding sequence ATGAACGCTGTGGCAGAGCAGGCCCGCGCCCAGACGGATTATGACGGCAGCTTCATCTACGCCTACGCAACGAAAGCCAACTTTAGCGAAGAAGTGGTCCGCACCGCGCTTGAGGCCGGTGTCCACTACGAAACGTCGTCGGTAGCCGACGTTCGGATCGCGACCGATCTGTGGCGACGCGGTACGCTCCCTGGCGAACGATATGTCTTCTGCAACGGCTCGAAAGAGCACGATTACGTCACGGCCATTATTAAGCTGCGTCTGGCCGGCAACACCAACGCCGTGCCGGTCCTGGACGATCTGGACGAGTGGGCGACCTATCGCGCGTGTCCCGCGCCGATGGGCATCGGCGTGCGGGCGCGTGAGTACGCCAAGTGCGCGGGCGGCGATCGCTTTGGTCTGCTGCCCGACGAGATCGACGAGGTGGTGACGACGCTGGCGGGCACGCCTCATCGGCTGGTGCTCTATCACGCGATGGTTGGCTCGCAGCTCGAAGATCAGGACGCCTGGCTGTCGAAGCTGACGGGCGCGGTCGAGGCCTACTGTGAGCTGCGACGGCGCGTGCCGACGCTGCATATGTTCAGCTTCGGCGGCGGCATGCCCACCTCGGCCTACGATCTGGGCTTCGAGTTCGACTATGCCGCGTTTATGAATCGGCTCTTCGCGACGATCGCGGCGACCTGCGCGCGCTACGACGTGCCGGTGCCGGATCTGGTCGGCGAGTTCGGGCGCTACACCGTGGCCTCGCACAGCATGTACCTGCTGGAGGTCGGCAAGGTCAAGCGAGGCCGCGACGGCGACGCGCCCTGGTATCTGCTCAACGGCTCCCTGATGGTCAGCGCGCCCGACACGCTGATCGTCGACGATCAGCAGTTCATCGTGCTGCCGCTCGACGGCTGGGACGAGCGCGCGCAGGAGGTTCGGCTGGGCGGTCGGCGCACCTGCGACTCGGACGATGTCTACCCGCAGCCGGGCCAGGAGCCGCTGGTGCTGCCCAAGACCAGCGGCGGCCAGATCATCGCGGTCTTTGGCGTGGGCGCGTATCAGTCGATGCTTGGGGGCAAGGGCGGCGCGCATCACTGCCTCAACCCGGAGATGAAGCGGGTGATCATCGAGCAGGAGGGCGATCGGCTGGTGACACGGGTGATCGAGCAGCAAAGCCTGACGCAGATCATGACGGCTTTGGGCTACGGCACCGAGACGCAGCCCGCGCGGGTGCGCCGTACACCGGCTCCGCGAGTTCGCCGCCCCGATACGTGGCGCACGGTTATTCGCATGAGCGATCAGCGGCGCATGCTGCCGGAGTCGAGCGGTCTGGTGCTGACGAACTGA
- the rocF gene encoding arginase: protein MDIDLIGVPLDFGAGRRGVDMGPSAIRYAGLCQGLGALGHVVVDHGNLTVPVHETCEPGDPKLKHLEPIVGVCQRLADRVAQSMAENRLPLVLGGDHSLALGSVIGAARGRKLGLIWLDAHGDFNTHETTPSGNIHGMPLAALCGYGAQQLVTLGGVEGQQAKVDPHNIAIIGARDLDAHEKLLLRRSGVAVYSMEEIDRFGINEVLCRAIDLTCRGTDGIYLSLDLDGIDPMFAPGVGTPVPGGLTFREAHLAVELVAETKRLVGMDLVEVNPILDKTNMTGELAVQLALSAFGKRIWGRG from the coding sequence ATGGACATCGATCTGATTGGTGTTCCCCTGGATTTTGGCGCGGGGCGGCGCGGCGTGGACATGGGGCCGAGCGCGATCCGCTATGCCGGTCTGTGCCAGGGGCTGGGGGCGCTGGGTCATGTGGTGGTCGATCATGGGAATCTGACGGTGCCGGTCCACGAGACGTGCGAGCCCGGCGATCCCAAGCTGAAGCACCTGGAGCCGATCGTGGGCGTGTGCCAGCGGCTGGCAGACCGGGTGGCGCAGAGCATGGCGGAGAACCGGCTGCCGCTCGTGCTGGGCGGCGACCATAGCCTGGCGCTCGGCTCAGTGATCGGCGCGGCGCGCGGGCGGAAGCTTGGCCTGATCTGGCTGGACGCGCACGGCGACTTCAACACGCACGAGACGACACCGTCGGGCAATATTCACGGCATGCCTCTGGCGGCGCTCTGTGGCTATGGCGCGCAGCAGCTTGTGACGCTCGGCGGCGTCGAGGGGCAGCAGGCCAAGGTCGATCCGCATAACATTGCGATCATCGGCGCGCGCGATCTCGACGCGCACGAGAAGCTGCTGCTGCGCCGATCGGGCGTGGCGGTCTACTCGATGGAGGAGATCGACCGCTTTGGCATCAACGAGGTGCTGTGTCGGGCGATCGATCTGACGTGCCGGGGCACGGATGGGATCTACCTCAGCCTGGATCTGGACGGCATCGACCCGATGTTCGCGCCCGGCGTGGGCACGCCCGTGCCAGGTGGCCTGACCTTCCGCGAGGCGCATCTGGCGGTGGAGCTGGTGGCCGAGACGAAGCGCCTGGTCGGTATGGATCTGGTCGAGGTCAATCCAATCCTCGACAAGACCAACATGACCGGCGAGCTTGCGGTTCAGCTTGCGCTCTCGGCCTTCGGCAAGCGGATCTGGGGGAGAGGGTAA